The nucleotide window TAATGCTGAACCATAGATGATTTGATTTTTTTTACTCACACCTGCCCAATTAAGTGTATTTGCTCCCAATCTACCAATCTGATAGGAAGAAAATACATGTCCTAACTTATCCATCTGCAACCACTCACCACTATCATCTAGTGTCTTAAATTTTGATCTTGGATAATCGGCATACCATAATTGATTTAGACCTATCAACGTAGTCGTAGCTAAAGAAATTTCGGAAATAAGAACAGTATTTCTTCGTGACTTGTTTAGAGAATCACTTGGTTTTAAAAACTGATTAAGTCTGGATTGTGCAAAAATAGAGCCACTAACACAAAGCAGAAACATTGTATGTGTTATAACAAACCTCAAGCCTTACCTATTGATCCCTTGCGAAGACAAATATCTCTGATATTCTCTGGCATTATTATTATGCTGCGCCAAAGTTTTGGCAAACTTATGATAACCTAGGCGTTTCGCATCAGCTGCAAAATAGAGATAGTTATGCTTTTCAGGATTCAATACAGCTTTTATAGCAGATAAGTCTGGCATTGCTATAAGTCCTGGTGGTAAACCTAAATTCTTATAAGTGTTGTAAGGCGAATCTATTTCTTTATGAATATTTAAAACGCGACGTATCACTGTATTCTTATATTTTGGCAACTGATAAGCCGCAAACTTTAAGGTTGGGTCTGCTTGCAATGGCATACCTATTCGTAATCTATTGAGGTAAACTCCTGCAACTCTTGGCTGCTCATCGGCTTGTTTAGATTCTTCGTGAACTATAGAAGCCAAGGTCATTACCTCATCTGGAGATAAGTTTAATTCCTTAGCTTTTGCTAGCCTAGATTCATTCCAAAAACGATTGTATCTAGCTAACATTTTATCTCTAAAACCCTCAGCAGACGTATTCCAAAAAAACTCATAGGTATCTGGCAAATACATACCTAATGCTGTTGCTTTGGTAAATCTATTCTTATTCAAAAAATCCTTATCAGTCATAGCTTTAAGCAGCGACAAACTATCCGCTTCAATCTGTCTACTAATTCTTCCTGCTAAATCCTCTAAGGTGTGTTGATTATTGAATGCTATTTTTAAAGGTATGTTTTTACTTCGTATAGTATTAATAATCTCATTATTATTCATTCCTTTTGAAATGGCAAATCGACCAGCTTTTATGTTAGATGTGTACTTTTTCTGTTTAGCCAAGGCGTCAAAAGAACCTATATCTTTTAACAACGGTTCTAACTGCTGTCTTACTTGCATATAATTAGCATCAGTAGGCACAAAAATATATTCTTTTTCTGTTTCAAAATTTGTATTAGGTTGAAACATAGCGCTGTAAATGTAGTAAGCAATAGCACCGAAAATTACTAAACCAATTACGGCAACTGCCCAAAGTATCTTCTTTATATACATAGATTATCTGTTAATACGCTGTAATAAAAATTCATTACAATAGTGTTTCCCATCAAAACTCCAATCTTCTTTTAATCCTATTTTTTTAAATCCACGATGTTCAAATAACTTTAAACTATTAACATTAGATTCTAAAATATTGGCATACACTTGATGCAAGTGAAGGGTTTTAAAGCAATAATTTACCAATAGGTCCAAGGCCTCACTACCATAACCTTTATAACGATGGGCTTCATCTTTAATTAAAATACCTATACCAGCACGTTTGTTTTTTATATCAAAATCAAAAACATCAATTAACCCAATGGTAGCTCCACTATTGATACAAATAGCTAATCGCAATTGTTTAGCTTCAAAAATATCTTGCTGCGCATTTTCTAAATATTGTTTTAACGTAAATCTTGAATATGGTGTCAGTGTATCACTTAAGGACCACAGCGCTGTATCATTCTCAATCTCGTAGACAAAATCTAAGTCTTCTGGCTCTAGGGCGCGTAAGAAAACATGTTCACCTTTTAAACTTACCATTCTATTTCACCTTTAAATACTTGCTCCGCAGGACCAACCAGCCAAATATCTTTATAACCTTCCGGGCTTTTAGAAAAGTGTACCTTAAGTTCGCCACCTTCAACTTTAAGCTCAACTTCATTTCTTGTGGTCTTATTATTATGATGCATGGCTAGTGCAACAGCTGTAACACCAGTACCGCAAGACAAGGTTTCATCCTCTACTCCGCGCTCATAAGTTCTAACAGCAAATCGGTTATCTGCCAATTGTTCAACAAAATTAACGTTGCTTCCTATCTTATTATACGGAGCGCCATATCTGATTTTAGATCCTTTTGATTTTACATCTAATGTTTCGATATTAGATACCATTTCTACATGATGCGGAGATCCTGTATCTAGAAATAAATGATTGTCATAAACTTCAATAGTTTCTACATCTTGCATATGCAAATGCACAATATCATTCTTAATTTTAGCTTTATGTAAACCATCAATAGCTAAAAATTCAGTGTCGTTTTCAATAATACCAAGAAACTTTGCGAAAGCGACGATACAACGTCCACCATTGCCACACATAGTGCTTTGGTTACCATCAGAATTATAATACACCATCTTAAAATCTGAAGATGTGTCATTTTCTAACAGTATAAAACCATCTGCACCAATGCCAAAACGTCTGTCGCACAATTCTGCTATGCGTTTGGTATTGTTTTTGTCTATACGTAGTAGACGATTATCAACAACTATAAAGTCGTTTCCTGTACCTTGATATTTATAAAATGTTATTGTCATAATTCTGAGCAAATATAAGAATTAAAGACCGTATTTAGCGATGTTAAAGGGCAGTTAAAGTTGACGTTAAATAGTCGTTAAAATGAATATTAAAATTCAATATATATCTAAATTTAAACGTTAAAAAGAAAAACTTAAATCCTGAAAATTATGAAGAAGATTTTAACTTTAGTTGGTGTTTCGGTATTAGGTGGTTTACTAACCTTAGGCGGTTACAAGCTTTTTATTGAAAAACAACATTCAGAGCAATTAGCTACAGAACAAGTTTCTGATCTACCAATATTTGTCCCAACAAACAACACAATTAATAACGTTGCTGCAATAACACCAAACTTTGTTGAAGCCGCAGAAAAATCTTTAGACGCAGTAGTGCACGTTAAAAATACTGCAATTGTTTCTGCACCTGTCACAATGAGTGATTACTTTTTCGGTCGATCGCAACCTCGCGCACAAGTTGGTACAGGTAGTGGTGTAATTATTTCACCAACAGGTTACATTGTAACCAATAACCACGTGATACAAAATGCAAATGAAATTAGCATCACATTAAACAATAATAAAACCTACATGGCAGAATTAGTTGGTACTGATGAAGCCACAGACATTGCACTCATAAAAATTGAAGCAGATGAAGATTTACCATTTTTGGCCTTTGGTGACTCGGATAACGCTAAAATTGGAGAATGGGTTTTGGCTGTTGGAAATCCGTTTAACCTCAACTCTACTGTAACAGCTGGTATTATAAGTGCAAAATCGAGAGATTTAAGCGGTAGAAATACGCAGTCTTTTATTCAAACCGATGCTGCTGTCAATCCAGGAAATTCTGGTGGTGCCTTAGTAAATACTAATGGAGATTTAATTGGTATAAATACGGCCATTTCATCTCGAGATGGTTCTTATATAGGCTATTCCTTTGCGGTACCTAGTAATATTGCTCGCAAAATTGTAAACGATATTATGGAGTACGGAAATGTGCAAAATGGTATTCTTGGCGTTATCGGAAGCGCTCTAAACAGTCAAACGGCAGAACAAATAGGTATTGACATGACGGAAGGTTTTTACGTGAGTAATGTTACAGAAGACACTGGTGCAGAAAAAGCAGGAATTAAAACAGGCGACATTATTAAAAAACTAGATAATGTTGAAATTAATAAGTTTTCAGATTTAGCTGGTTACTTAAAAACTAAAAGTCCAAACGATGTTGTAAATGTAACACTAATAAGAGATGGAGATGAAGAAGTGGTCCCTGTGACCTTATTAAAAAATCCAATTTTTGAACTTCAAACTATCGGTATTATAAGAAATGCTTCAAAGAATGACTTGAAGAAATTCAAAACTGATTATGGCGTGAAGATTTCGCGCTTTGATGAGCGCTACCAAGCCTATTGGAACAGAGAAGGCATAGAGGAAGGTAGCATCGTTACACGCATTAACGGCAAAAAATTATACACCATAGATGATGCGCAAAACGCAATGAAAACGAGAAGCATGAATGACCCTCTTCAGATTGAGGTGATAAATAAACAAGGTGAAAAAGTAGTCTATAACTTTAGATAAAATACCTTAAAAACAGATTAATATTACCCTTCAAGGTACAATTCTTTGAAGGGTTTTTATTTTCGGTAAAAAGTGTTACGAAAACGTTTGAAATATGTATTTTTGCGCCAAATTAAAAATACTAAACCAATAAAAAATGGGTTTTAACGACACTTACGAAAAAGAGTTAGCGTTTCAGGCAGACCGTCGCAGAGCAACGGTTGAATTTATTAAAACAGTAAGCGACCTTTGGTACGACAATTCCATTGAGCTTGTGTTATTCAGAAATCAATTAATTGATAGAAAAGTAAGCGAAATTTTAAACTTGCATGAGTATGCAGGTGAATTTGTTCAAAAACCTATTTCTATTTTTGATTCGGTAGAAATTGCACAGGCCATCAAAAAATTGAATCTACCGCCTGCTAAATTAGATATTGGCAAATTAACCTACGAATACCACCTAGAAGACCAAAAGTATAACAATGCTACTGCGTTTGTTGCAGCTAAATTAAAAGATGCCAACAAATCTAGAGATTTAGAGCCTAAAGATGTTGTTCTTTATGGTTTTGGCCGAATTGGCAGACTAGTGGCTCGTGAGCTTATGACGCGCACTGGTAAAGGCAACCAACTACGACTAAGAGCCATTGTAACTCGTGGTGAAGTAAACCAAACTGTTTTAGAAAAACGTGCATCACTACTAAGAAACGACTCAGTACACGGAGATTTCTCTGGTATGGTAAGTGTTGATGTTAAAAATAGCGCCTTAATTATTAATGGTACCACAGTAAATATTATTTCTGCAAACGCGCCAGAAGATATAGATTATACCAAATACGGAATCCATAAGGCTTTAGTAATAGATAATACAGGTGCATTTAGAGATGATAAAGCGCTTTCTCGCCATCTAAAATCTAAAGGTGTAGAAAAAGTATTACTTACTGCACCAGGAAAAGGTGTACCAAATATTGTACATGGTGTTAATCATTTAGAGCACAATCCGGATGAGGTTAAAATTTTCTCTGCTGCTTCTTGCACAACCAATGCTATAACGCCAGTTTTAAAAGCTGTTGAAGATTCCTTTGGTGTAAAATCTGGCCACTTAGAAACCATTCATGCTTACACAAACGACCAAAACTTGGTAGATAACTTCCACAAAAAATACAGACGCGGTAGAGCTGCCGGTCTTAATATGGTAATTACAGAAACTGGTGCCGGACAAGCAGTAAGCAAGGCACTACCTTCTTTAGATGGTAAATTAACCTCTAACGCCATCAGAGTTCCTGTACCAAATGGTTCATTAGCCATATTAAACTTAGAGCTAAGTAAAAAAACTACTGTTGACAGCATAAATGCTATTATGAAGAAATACGCTCTAGAAGGTGACTTAGTAGAGCAAATTAAATACGAAATGAGTGACGAGCTCGTATCTAGCGATATTGTTGGTAGCTCTGCGCCTTCAATCTATGATAGTAAAGCTACCATTGTTAGAGCAGACGGTAAAAATGTTATCTTATATATCTGGTACGATAATGAATACGGCTACAGCCATCAAGTTATTAGACTTGCAAAATATATTTCTAAGGTAAGACGCTATACTTATTATTAGAATCTTCTGAAAAGGGAAAAAGAAAAAATCTTGTCGTTTGGCAAGATTTTTTTGTTTTAAATGTTGTTTGTTGAAAACTTCCTCAATTTACAACGCAACTCTTATTTCTTTTTTTCATCTACAAAGCAACTAAATTAATCAATCATGAAAAATTATTTTTTGCTATTTGTAATAATAGCACCCTTATGTCTTCAATCCTGTATTGGATGGGGAAATCAGGATGATGATATTCCCAATGATTTTCCAGCGGACTTACCCTACGAACCCATAATCATGGAGCGGAGTGAATTTGAAAACTCAACCACTTTGGTCGATACAGCACATCCAATCGAAAACTCTGGAAAGATCTATGTTAAAGGAAACTTTATTTATGTTAATGAAGTAAATCAAGGGTTTCACATTATTGACAATTCAGATCCAGCAAATCCAATAAACATTGGTTTTATTAAAGTTTTAGGATCATCGGATTTGAGCTTAAAGAATGATATCTTTTATGTAAATAACGCAAGGGACCTTATAGCTTTTAAAATCGACGAAGTGTCAAGAAATTTGATTATCACTAAACGTTTAGAAAATGTTTTTCCACAGATATGGTCACCTTTGGGCCCAATTTATTATCCTGTGGAGGAAAATGAAATTGTAGTCGATTGGCAACTAATAAATTAATAATTATGAAAAAAGCTCACTTTTATATAATCTTCGTATTTATGCTACTAAGTTGCAGTTCAGATAACGCAACCAATGACACTTCATCTTCCTTTACAGATACAGGACAAGGCGGCTCCTTAGCAAGATTTTCTCTTTATCTCAATTATTTATACGTTGTTGATGATAGCAATCTTAATGTATTTAGTATAATAGACAACGAACAACCAGTTTTAGTAAATACAATTCCAATCGGTTTTAATATTGAGACCCTTTTTAATTACAAAAACTATCTCTACATTGGCTCTAGAAACGGCATGTTCATATACAGTATATCAAACCCAGAAACACCCACTTACCTTTCTGATGTGCAAC belongs to Winogradskyella sp. J14-2 and includes:
- the dapF gene encoding diaminopimelate epimerase, giving the protein MTITFYKYQGTGNDFIVVDNRLLRIDKNNTKRIAELCDRRFGIGADGFILLENDTSSDFKMVYYNSDGNQSTMCGNGGRCIVAFAKFLGIIENDTEFLAIDGLHKAKIKNDIVHLHMQDVETIEVYDNHLFLDTGSPHHVEMVSNIETLDVKSKGSKIRYGAPYNKIGSNVNFVEQLADNRFAVRTYERGVEDETLSCGTGVTAVALAMHHNNKTTRNEVELKVEGGELKVHFSKSPEGYKDIWLVGPAEQVFKGEIEW
- a CDS encoding S1C family serine protease — encoded protein: MKKILTLVGVSVLGGLLTLGGYKLFIEKQHSEQLATEQVSDLPIFVPTNNTINNVAAITPNFVEAAEKSLDAVVHVKNTAIVSAPVTMSDYFFGRSQPRAQVGTGSGVIISPTGYIVTNNHVIQNANEISITLNNNKTYMAELVGTDEATDIALIKIEADEDLPFLAFGDSDNAKIGEWVLAVGNPFNLNSTVTAGIISAKSRDLSGRNTQSFIQTDAAVNPGNSGGALVNTNGDLIGINTAISSRDGSYIGYSFAVPSNIARKIVNDIMEYGNVQNGILGVIGSALNSQTAEQIGIDMTEGFYVSNVTEDTGAEKAGIKTGDIIKKLDNVEINKFSDLAGYLKTKSPNDVVNVTLIRDGDEEVVPVTLLKNPIFELQTIGIIRNASKNDLKKFKTDYGVKISRFDERYQAYWNREGIEEGSIVTRINGKKLYTIDDAQNAMKTRSMNDPLQIEVINKQGEKVVYNFR
- the mltG gene encoding endolytic transglycosylase MltG; this translates as MYIKKILWAVAVIGLVIFGAIAYYIYSAMFQPNTNFETEKEYIFVPTDANYMQVRQQLEPLLKDIGSFDALAKQKKYTSNIKAGRFAISKGMNNNEIINTIRSKNIPLKIAFNNQHTLEDLAGRISRQIEADSLSLLKAMTDKDFLNKNRFTKATALGMYLPDTYEFFWNTSAEGFRDKMLARYNRFWNESRLAKAKELNLSPDEVMTLASIVHEESKQADEQPRVAGVYLNRLRIGMPLQADPTLKFAAYQLPKYKNTVIRRVLNIHKEIDSPYNTYKNLGLPPGLIAMPDLSAIKAVLNPEKHNYLYFAADAKRLGYHKFAKTLAQHNNNAREYQRYLSSQGINR
- a CDS encoding GNAT family N-acetyltransferase — translated: MVSLKGEHVFLRALEPEDLDFVYEIENDTALWSLSDTLTPYSRFTLKQYLENAQQDIFEAKQLRLAICINSGATIGLIDVFDFDIKNKRAGIGILIKDEAHRYKGYGSEALDLLVNYCFKTLHLHQVYANILESNVNSLKLFEHRGFKKIGLKEDWSFDGKHYCNEFLLQRINR
- a CDS encoding glyceraldehyde-3-phosphate dehydrogenase; the protein is MGFNDTYEKELAFQADRRRATVEFIKTVSDLWYDNSIELVLFRNQLIDRKVSEILNLHEYAGEFVQKPISIFDSVEIAQAIKKLNLPPAKLDIGKLTYEYHLEDQKYNNATAFVAAKLKDANKSRDLEPKDVVLYGFGRIGRLVARELMTRTGKGNQLRLRAIVTRGEVNQTVLEKRASLLRNDSVHGDFSGMVSVDVKNSALIINGTTVNIISANAPEDIDYTKYGIHKALVIDNTGAFRDDKALSRHLKSKGVEKVLLTAPGKGVPNIVHGVNHLEHNPDEVKIFSAASCTTNAITPVLKAVEDSFGVKSGHLETIHAYTNDQNLVDNFHKKYRRGRAAGLNMVITETGAGQAVSKALPSLDGKLTSNAIRVPVPNGSLAILNLELSKKTTVDSINAIMKKYALEGDLVEQIKYEMSDELVSSDIVGSSAPSIYDSKATIVRADGKNVILYIWYDNEYGYSHQVIRLAKYISKVRRYTYY